The Candidatus Omnitrophota bacterium genome includes the window ATCAGATGGCCGAGATAGGATATTGCGTAAAGTGTAAATCCAAGAAAGAGATGAAAGATACTCAACAAGTCACGATGAAGAATAAGAGAACAGCGATGAAGGGGAAGTGCACGACTTGTAATACCGGAATGTATAAGATAATGAAGTAATGCCACGATTACACAGATTAGAAGTAAGCTTTGCAGCTAGCTGATCTGTGTAATCTTTTTATGGGCCAAAAAAGGAGCATAGCGATCGACTCTAAACGTAAAGCGTTAATTATGGCTGAAGCTGCTTCGGATAAAAAAGGCATCGATATAATCACTATAAAGATGAGGAAGGTGTCAGGTA containing:
- a CDS encoding DUF5679 domain-containing protein; translation: MAEIGYCVKCKSKKEMKDTQQVTMKNKRTAMKGKCTTCNTGMYKIMK